From a region of the Trichocoleus sp. genome:
- a CDS encoding redoxin domain-containing protein: MVNSAELNGLFTPRFAKNFFPIPPTNSLQIGSLAPPFELFDVMAGQRVKLADYLSNPAHRFVLLAFTRIFSEQHYCPFCYPHIKDLNQAVDQFKRRGVALVMITSTDPQQSQIVQQDLGLKMPLLSDPECKVFRQYQLGQALGAPLPAQFLIDRQGKIRFKHLFSFIETNASVERLLGAVDANRR, encoded by the coding sequence ATGGTCAATTCCGCAGAACTGAACGGCCTGTTCACGCCACGCTTCGCGAAGAACTTTTTTCCAATTCCTCCGACGAACTCATTGCAGATTGGCAGCCTTGCTCCTCCGTTTGAACTGTTTGATGTCATGGCAGGGCAACGCGTCAAACTGGCAGATTATCTCAGCAACCCTGCCCATCGATTTGTCCTGCTTGCTTTCACTCGTATCTTTTCAGAACAGCACTATTGTCCCTTTTGCTATCCCCACATCAAAGACCTGAACCAGGCTGTCGATCAGTTTAAGCGGCGTGGCGTTGCCCTTGTGATGATCACCAGCACCGATCCCCAACAAAGCCAGATCGTCCAACAAGATCTCGGCCTCAAGATGCCTTTGCTGAGTGATCCTGAATGCAAAGTCTTTCGCCAATATCAACTGGGACAGGCACTAGGTGCACCCCTTCCTGCTCAGTTTTTAATCGATCGCCAGGGCAAAATCCGCTTCAAGCATCTCTTTTCGTTTATTGAAACGAATGCCAGCGTTGAAAGATTACTTGGGGCAGTTGATGCAAATCGTCGATAG
- a CDS encoding glycoside hydrolase family 10 protein, protein MGSDRLSWKTITHQCLTMLTQGRDRLLQTIRRLRWAGLMAVGLSLALMVRFPASAVAQITTPPPSGEIRGVWLTNVDSDVLFSRDNLRQAMRRLSRLNFNTVYPTVWQSGYTLYPSKVAETATGIKVHPHPGFEKRDMLAEAIEMGHSRNLTVIPWFEFGLMAPATSELVQRHPDWVLRRRDGTQTFNMHGEDVSVWLNPMHPEVEKLIVDLAVEVVDKYKVDGIQFDDHFGMPVDLGYDAYTQQLYQREKGKLPPANPRDPDWMQWRASKVTDLMVKIYSAVKTRKPDSLISLSPNPKDFAYQNYLQDWFTWQRLGFIDELIVQVYRADMNRFLGELDRPELKGLRSRIPVGIGILAGLISRPVDTQKIIDQVNVTRDRQFAGVSFFFYETLNDRDGSLQSLFPNQAARPNREQFAAARNSG, encoded by the coding sequence ATGGGATCTGATCGACTTAGCTGGAAGACAATTACTCACCAATGCCTCACAATGCTGACCCAAGGGCGCGATCGACTGCTCCAAACGATACGCCGTTTACGGTGGGCAGGTCTGATGGCGGTAGGGTTGTCTTTAGCTCTGATGGTACGATTTCCGGCATCAGCAGTTGCTCAAATTACGACTCCTCCTCCCAGCGGCGAGATTCGGGGTGTTTGGCTCACCAATGTAGATAGTGATGTCCTGTTTTCCCGCGATAATCTGCGTCAAGCGATGCGCCGATTGAGCCGTCTCAACTTCAACACGGTCTACCCAACGGTCTGGCAGAGCGGCTATACCCTCTACCCCAGCAAAGTTGCAGAAACAGCAACAGGTATCAAGGTTCATCCTCATCCTGGCTTTGAGAAGCGGGATATGTTGGCAGAAGCGATCGAAATGGGACACAGCCGCAACTTAACAGTGATCCCCTGGTTTGAGTTTGGCTTAATGGCACCGGCTACTTCAGAGCTTGTGCAGCGACACCCAGATTGGGTACTGCGTCGGCGGGATGGCACTCAAACCTTTAACATGCATGGTGAAGATGTTTCGGTTTGGCTTAATCCGATGCATCCTGAAGTTGAGAAGCTCATTGTTGATCTGGCAGTCGAGGTGGTTGATAAATACAAAGTGGATGGCATTCAGTTTGATGATCACTTTGGCATGCCTGTAGATCTGGGATATGACGCCTACACGCAGCAACTTTATCAGCGGGAAAAAGGCAAACTGCCGCCTGCAAATCCGCGCGACCCGGACTGGATGCAGTGGCGTGCGAGTAAAGTGACTGATCTCATGGTCAAAATTTACTCAGCCGTTAAAACCCGCAAGCCTGACAGCTTAATTTCCCTATCCCCCAATCCCAAAGATTTTGCTTATCAAAACTATCTGCAAGACTGGTTTACCTGGCAGCGACTTGGCTTTATTGATGAATTGATTGTGCAGGTCTATCGTGCAGATATGAACCGCTTCCTCGGTGAACTCGATCGTCCCGAACTTAAGGGTCTTCGCAGTCGTATTCCGGTTGGCATTGGTATCCTGGCAGGCTTGATTTCTCGTCCGGTTGATACGCAAAAAATTATCGATCAGGTCAACGTTACTCGCGATCGACAGTTTGCTGGTGTATCGTTCTTCTTCTACGAAACCTTAAACGATCGAGATGGTTCTCTCCAGTCTCTCTTTCCAAACCAGGCAGCCCGTCCAAACCGAGAGCAGTTTGCAGCAGCAAGGAACTCTGGATAA
- the pyk gene encoding pyruvate kinase — protein MQSQHSLHRTKIVATIGPATSSPEVLRELIQAGATTLRLNFSHGTHDDHQRSIRLIRQISFELNQPVGILQDLQGPKIRLGKFENGSITLKKGDPYILTSNLMPGTQEMSCVTYKPLADEVPEGATILLDDGRVEMKVEQVDRTKRQLHCRVVVGGVLSNNKGVNFPGVYLSIRAMTDKDREDLMFGLDQGVDWVALSFVRNPQDVLEIKELISSAGKSVPVIAKIEKHEAIEQMEAILSLCDGVMVARGDLGVELPAEEVPLLQKRLIATSNRLGIPVITATQMLDSMVNNPRPTRAEISDVANAILDGTDAVMLSNETAVGNFPVQAVETMARIAMRIEQDQSPNRNFDIMAGRSIPNAISQAVGRIAEQLQSAAIMTLTKTGATARNVSKFRPNKPILAVTPHVDVARQLQLVWGVRPLLVLDLPSTGQTFQAALNVAQEKKLLQEGDLVVMTAGTLQGVAGSTDLIKVEVVTAVLGKGIGIGQGSISARARVVRNSRELNSFNAGEILVVQKTNADYVDVIRKAAGIVTEEDSLTSHAAVIGLRLGIPVIVGVKSATEVIRDGTILTLDLQRGLVYSGMMNFVQTDEAMSVY, from the coding sequence ATGCAATCACAACATTCTCTCCATCGAACCAAAATTGTTGCAACGATCGGTCCTGCTACCAGTAGCCCAGAAGTATTGCGGGAGCTTATTCAAGCGGGAGCAACTACCTTACGCCTCAATTTTTCTCACGGGACGCATGACGATCATCAGCGCAGCATTCGCTTGATTCGTCAGATCTCGTTTGAACTGAATCAGCCTGTTGGCATTTTGCAAGACCTTCAGGGACCCAAGATTCGGTTAGGCAAGTTTGAAAATGGCTCAATCACGCTGAAAAAAGGCGATCCCTATATCCTGACAAGCAATCTGATGCCGGGGACGCAGGAAATGAGCTGTGTCACTTATAAGCCTCTAGCAGACGAAGTTCCAGAAGGCGCAACCATTCTGTTAGATGACGGACGGGTTGAAATGAAAGTGGAACAGGTCGATCGCACCAAACGGCAGCTTCACTGTCGCGTGGTTGTGGGTGGAGTTCTGTCCAACAATAAGGGCGTGAATTTTCCCGGCGTTTACCTCTCGATTCGTGCCATGACTGACAAGGACAGGGAAGACCTGATGTTTGGTCTGGATCAGGGAGTCGATTGGGTTGCCCTGAGCTTTGTTCGCAATCCGCAGGATGTTTTAGAGATCAAAGAACTGATTTCGAGTGCAGGTAAGAGTGTCCCTGTAATCGCCAAAATTGAGAAGCATGAGGCGATCGAGCAAATGGAGGCAATCTTGTCGCTCTGTGATGGAGTGATGGTGGCACGGGGTGACCTGGGTGTAGAGCTTCCGGCAGAGGAAGTGCCTTTGCTGCAAAAAAGATTGATTGCAACCTCGAATCGTTTGGGCATTCCGGTCATTACTGCAACCCAGATGCTCGATAGCATGGTCAACAATCCTCGTCCAACGAGGGCAGAAATTTCGGACGTGGCAAACGCCATTTTGGACGGTACTGATGCCGTAATGCTCTCGAATGAGACGGCTGTCGGAAACTTTCCAGTCCAGGCGGTGGAAACCATGGCAAGGATTGCAATGCGGATTGAACAAGATCAGTCCCCCAACCGCAACTTTGACATTATGGCGGGGCGATCGATCCCCAACGCAATTAGTCAGGCAGTCGGGCGGATTGCAGAGCAGCTTCAGTCTGCCGCGATCATGACGCTGACGAAGACCGGAGCGACAGCGCGCAACGTTTCAAAATTTCGTCCCAATAAACCCATTCTGGCAGTGACACCCCACGTCGATGTTGCCCGTCAGCTTCAACTGGTATGGGGAGTCCGTCCGCTGTTAGTGCTCGATCTGCCCTCAACCGGACAAACCTTCCAGGCAGCATTAAACGTTGCTCAAGAGAAGAAATTGTTGCAAGAGGGTGATCTCGTCGTGATGACTGCCGGAACGCTGCAGGGAGTCGCTGGCTCAACCGATCTGATTAAGGTTGAAGTGGTGACTGCTGTATTGGGTAAAGGCATTGGCATTGGTCAGGGATCAATCAGTGCCCGCGCCAGGGTGGTTCGCAACAGCCGCGAACTAAACAGCTTCAATGCAGGTGAAATTTTGGTGGTGCAGAAAACCAATGCTGACTATGTGGATGTGATTCGCAAAGCTGCAGGCATCGTGACTGAGGAAGATAGCCTCACCAGCCATGCCGCTGTGATTGGACTGCGCCTTGGGATTCCGGTGATTGTGGGCGTCAAGAGTGCAACAGAGGTGATCCGAGACGGAACAATCCTAACGCTCGACTTGCAACGAGGACTGGTCTATTCAGGCATGATGAATTTTGTCCAAACTGATGAAGCAATGTCAGTTTACTAA